The sequence below is a genomic window from Xylanivirga thermophila.
ACAATTAGAATTAGCCATAGCGAGCACCTCACTGTATTATTTTTTTTTGGTTAAAAATATTATACATGATTTTCTCGCTATGGTTCTATATTTTTTTGGTGTTGCATTTAATTATACAACGAACCTTAATTTTTCTAAAAAAACCTATTGCATTAATATATTTATTATGTTATTATATTTGTTGTCGCCGGATATGCCGAAGTGGTGGAATTGGCAGACGCGCTGGACTCAAAATCCAGTGGGGCTTAAACCCCGTGCGGGTTCGACTCCCGCCTTCGGCACCAAAGTGTAACCCATAATCGTTGAAACCGTTGAAATTTCAAGGTTTTGAGATTATGGGTTTTTTATTAATAACCTAACCCTAAATATAACATCGATCCGTAACATTGGAATACTACAAAACTATGAATCTTTTAAATACGCCTATGTACTAAAGACCTGGGATTCTCCGAGGCAAACATCATTTATCTTACGTGTATAGCATATATTTTATATCGAGGTGATCTGTTATGAAGATAAACGATGAATATATTACCCAAAACCCCATATATAAGGAAGAAACAATTAGACATAAGGCTAGATTAGACGAAGAAGAAAGAAGGGCAAAGATCTCTGCTGAAGCTAAAAGAAAAAAAGATTTTAGAAAAAGATTAATTTATGGTGTTGCTAGCCTGATTATGGTACTAATAATTTATTTTAAACTAATAAAAGCATTTGGTAATTAATAAATACTCCTACCCAAAAACAAAAGTTGTATGCTCAAATATACTTTAGTCATATCGCCAAATATGCCAATCAATAATAAATGTCCCAAAATACATTATTGTTTAGAATATTTGAATTTATATAAAGCATCCTATTTTATATAGGAGGTGCTAATATGTCCGAAATAGAAAAACTTCTTAGAGATGTAGATAAATTAAAGACCAATTTAAATGAGTTAATCAAGGAAAAAAACTTTAATTTACAAGACCCTGAAATCATTAAGGCTAGTCAGGACCTTAATAATGTTATTAACAAATATAACAACTTGATTATTAAAAAGATGTAGTTATATTAGCTTAAAATATGCGAAATAAAAAGACCAAGGTTTTTTTGCATTGGTCTTTTGTTATCTAATTTATTTTCCCAAAATAATATTTATATCCATAAGCTTTTTCTGCAACTCCAATAATTCATTCTTCAATCTGTCGTATTCACCATCTAAAAAATCAGGATCTATCAATTTATCCGTCCTGTATACAAGGGCTTCAAATTGATCATATACCCTCTGTAATTCCTTTTCTATCTCCTGTTTTTTCTTTACAGGCTCTAATGTATCGCCGATTTGACTTCTTAATACTACATCCTTTATTTCAAATGCATCACCTAAGTTTGGTATGATTGTCTCTATATCCAGTTCACTCTCTATTAAGTCTGCTAAAACCTCTGTTGTCTCCTCTCCATGGACTAAAAATATCTTTTTAGGTTTTATTTTAAAACCCCTAACCCAGTCCATAAGTACCCTTTGATCTGCATGTGCGGAAAATCCCTCAAGATCATGTATTTGTGCATCCACCCTTATCTCTTCACCAAGGATCTTTATATTTTTTCTCCCATCC
It includes:
- a CDS encoding aspartyl-phosphate phosphatase Spo0E family protein; the protein is MSEIEKLLRDVDKLKTNLNELIKEKNFNLQDPEIIKASQDLNNVINKYNNLIIKKM